A window from Physeter macrocephalus isolate SW-GA chromosome 11, ASM283717v5, whole genome shotgun sequence encodes these proteins:
- the LCMT2 gene encoding tRNA wybutosine-synthesizing protein 4, translating to MGPRSRERRAGAVQSTNDSSAVSKTSLAARGYVHDAFAALLVPGTARRAPLIHRGYYVRARAVRHCVRAFLKGTCAVPGAPRAQIVSLGAGSDSLYFRLKTAGRLTRAAVWEVDFPDVAQRKAQRIRDTPELCALTGPFQSGDPGCTLCFESSDYCILGLDLRQLQRLDHALGTAGLDAAAPTLLLAEAVLTYLEPDDAAALIAWAAQRFSNALFVVYEQMRPRDAFGEFMQQHFRQLNSPLHGLDRFPDAKAQQQRFLQAGWTACRAMDMNEFYRCFLPAEERRRVENLETFDEFEEWHLKCAHYFILAASRGDALSQTLVFPPSETFPRIDPASPSGVFPASVVTGDSQGPDLKRYGHASVLLSPGLILSAGGFGEQEGRHCRVRKFHLLSRYCDFEWKGNQICSRGTGAQWDGRLYHTMTRLSDTQVLVLGGRLSPVTPALGILQLLFCKSEDNNPEDLNVTVTKVGPEEDSTLSCWRHSTTEVSYENQRYLFVYGGRSVAEPVLSDWHFLHVGTMAWVRIPVEGEVPEGRHSHSACSCQGGALIAGGLGASEEPLSSVLFLKPISCGFIWESIAIQPPITPRYSHTAHVVDGKLLLVGGVWIHSSSVPGVSVIDLSTGLSFEYRIDTTCVPWPLMLHNHTSILLPEEQQLLLLGGGGNCFSFGTYFNPCTVTLDLSSLSARQ from the coding sequence ATGGGCCCGCGGAGCCGCGAGCGTCGGGCCGGGGCAGTGCAGAGCACCAACGACAGCAGCGCCGTCAGCAAGACCTCCCTGGCTGCGCGCGGGTACGTGCACGACGCCTTCGCCGCCTTGCTAGTTCCAGGGACCGCGCGCCGCGCGCCGCTCATCCACCGCGGCTACTACGTCCGCGCACGCGCCGTGCGGCACTGCGTGCGCGCCTTCCTGAAGGGGACGTGCGCGGTCCCCGGCGCGCCTCGCGCCCAGATCGTGTCCCTCGGCGCTGGCTCGGACTCGCTGTATTTTCGCCTCAAAACTGCGGGTCGCCTGACCCGGGCTGCCGTCTGGGAGGTAGATTTTCCGGACGTGGCACAGCGCAAAGCGCAGAGGATTCGAGATACGCCGGAACTGTGCGCCTTAACTGGGCCTTTCCAGAGCGGGGACCCCGGGTGCACGTTGTGCTTTGAGAGCTCAGACTACTGCATCCTGGGCCTGGACCTGCGGCAGCTGCAGCGATTGGACCACGCCCTGGGCACCGCGGGCCTTGACGCAGCTGCACCGACTCTGCTTCTGGCTGAGGCCGTGCTGACCTACCTCGAGCCGGATGATGCCGCGGCCCTCATCGCCTGGGCCGCGCAGCGTTTTTCTAATGCCCTTTTCGTCGTCTACGAGCAGATGAGGCCGCGTGACGCCTTTGGCGAGTTCATGCAGCAACATTTTCGGCAGCTGAATTCTCCCCTGCATGGCCTGGACCGCTTTCCCGACGCGAAAGCCCAGCAGCAGCGCTTCCTTCAGGCCGGCTGGACCGCCTGCCGTGCCATGGACATGAATGAGTTCTATCGCTGCTTTCTTCCCGCAGAAGAACGCCGGCGCGTGGAAAATCTCGAAACTTTCGACGAGTTTGAGGAGTGGCATCTGAAGTGCGCCCACTATTTCATTCTGGCCGCTTCTCGGGGAGACGCCCTCTCCCAAACTCTGGTGTTTCCACCCTCAGAGACGTTTCCTCGGATAGACCCTGCTTCCCCTTCAGGAGTCTTCCCTGCCAGTGTAGTCACTGGTGATAGCCAGGGCCCAGACCTTAAGAGATATGGCCACGCCTCGGTCCTTTTGAGCCCAGGTCTTATTCTCAGTGCTGGAGGATTTGGAGAGCAGGAGGGGCGACATTGCCGAGTGAGAAAGTTTCACTTGCTCTCAAGATACTGTGACTTTGAATGGAAAGGCAACCAAATATGCAGTAGGGGGACTGGAGCTCAGTGGGATGGACGCCTTTATCACACCATGACAAGACTTTCAGATACTCAGGTTCTGGTTCTGGGAGGGAGACTGTCCCCAGTAACTCCAGCCTTGGGGATTCTCCAGCTTCTTTTTTGCAAGAGTGAGGATAATAACCCTGAGGACCTAAATGTCACAGTCACAAAGGTCGGCCCAGAAGAAGATTCCACTTTGTCATGTTGGCGCCATTCAACAACAGAAGTGTCCTATGAGAATCAGAGATATTTGTTTGTGTATGGGGGCCGCAGTGTGGCAGAACCCGTACTAAGTGACTGGCATTTCCTACATGTGGGGACAATGGCTTGGGTCAGGATCCCAGTAGAGGGAGAAGTACCTGAAGGTCGGCATTCCCACAGTGCCTGCAGCTGTCAAGGGGGAGCCCTCATTGCTGGAGGTCTGGGTGCTTCTGAGGAGCCGTTGAGCTCTGTACTCTTTCTGAAACCAATCTCTTGTGGATTCATCTGGGAATCAATAGCCATCCAGCCTCCCATTACCCCAAGGTACTCCCACACAGCTCATGTGGTCGATGGGAAGCTTTTGTTGGTTGGAGGGGTCTGGATTCATTCCTCCTCAGTTCCTGGAGTGAGTGTTATTGATTTGTCTACAGGACTGAGCTTCGAGTATCGGATTGACACAACATGTGTGCCATGGCCGTTAATGTTACACAATCATACCAGCATCCTCCTTCCTGAAGAGCAACAGCTCCTGCTCCTTGGAGGTGGTGGGAACTGCTTTTCCTTTGGTACCTACTTCAACCCCTGTACAGTGACATTAGACCTTTCTTCCTTAAGTGCTAGGCAGTAA
- the MAPDA gene encoding N6-Methyl-AMP deaminase translates to MEAEEQQPWKTTFYSKLPKVELHAHLNGSISSNTIKKLIAKKPGLKIHYQMTMIDKGKKRTLEECFQMFQIIHQLTTGPEDILMVTKDVIKEFADDGVKYLELRSTPRENATGMTKKTYVESVLEGIKQSKQENIDIDVRYLISVDRRGGPSVAKETVKLAEEFFLSTEDTVLGLDLSGDPTVGQAKDFLEPLLEAKKSGLKLALHLSEVNNQKKETQVLLDLLPDRIGHGTFLNSLEGGSLDLVDFVRQHQIPLELCLTSNVKSQTVPSYNQHHFGFWYSIVHPAVICTDDKGVFATHLSQEYQLAAETFHLTQSQVWDLSYESISYIFASDSTRSDLRKKWNHLKPKVFHF, encoded by the exons atggaggcagaagaacaacAGCCATGGAAGACAACCTTTTACTCAAAATTACCTAAAGTG GAACTTCATGCCCACTTGAATGGATCCATTAGTTCCAATACCATAAAGAAATTAATAGCCAAGAAGCCAGGTCTTAAAATCCACTATCAGATGACTATGATtgacaagggaaagaaaagaactttagAAGA ATGTTTCCAGATGTTTCAAATTATTCATCAGCTTACTACTGGCCCTGAAGATATTCTAATG GTCACGAAAGATGTCATTAAAGAATTTGCAGACGATGGTGTCAAGTACCTGGAACTAAGGAGCACGCCCAGAGAAAATGCTACAG GAATGACTAAAAAGACTTATGTGGAATCTGTACTTGAGGGTATAAAACAGTCCAAACAAGAAAACATAGACATTGATGTTAG GTATTTGATATCAGTCGACAGAAGAGGTGGCCCTTCAGTAGCCAAGGAGACTGTTAAACTTGCTGAAGAGTTCTTCCTTTCTACTGAGGATACAGTTCTTGGCCTTGACCTCAGTGGAGACCCTACT GTAGGACAAGCAAAAGACTTCTTGGAACCTCTTTTAGAAGCTAAAAAATCAGGTCTGAAGTTGGCATTGCATCTTTCAGAGgtaaataat caaaaaaaagaaacacaagtaCTCCTGGACCTGCTTCCTGACCGAATTGGGCATGGCACATTTCTCAACTCCTTGGAGGGAGGATCCCTGGATCTGGTGGACTTTGTGAGGCAACACCAGATACCGCTCG AACTCTGTTTGACCTCGAACGTCAAAAGTCAGACAGTTCCATCTTATAACCAGCATCATTTTGGATTCTGGTACAGCATTGTCCATCCTGCCGTGATCTGT ACCGACGATAAGGGTGTTTTTGCAACACACCTTTCTCAAGAGTACCAGCTGGCAGCTGAAACATTTCATTTGACCCAGTCTCAGGTGTGGGATCTGTCTTATGAATCCATCAGCTACATCTTTGCTTCTGACAGCACCAGGTCTGATCTGAGGAAGAAGTGGAATCATCTGAAGCCAAAAGTGTTCCATTTTTAA